A DNA window from Rhinolophus sinicus isolate RSC01 linkage group LG10, ASM3656204v1, whole genome shotgun sequence contains the following coding sequences:
- the USP19 gene encoding ubiquitin carboxyl-terminal hydrolase 19 isoform X18 produces MSGGTSATGPRRGPPGLEEATSKKKQKDRANQESKDGDPRRGGSVSTPQEEQTKEELLLDWKQSADEVIVKLRVGAGPLRLEEVDTAFTDTDCVVRLPDGRQWGGVFYAEIESSCAKVQARKGGLLQLALPKKVPLLTWPSLLKPLGTQELVSGLQCQENGQEPSPIALEPGPEPRRAKQEARNQKRAQGRGEVGAGAGPGAQAGPSAKRAVHLRRGPEGEGSRDGPGPRGDAPPFLAESATQAEAEEQLQVPLLNPQTCLLGSEESLALLAGEKAVSPRNDPVSPAMTRSQDPEKGDRSKEEMAVAADAAPLVDEPDMVNLAFVKNDSYEKGPDSVVVHVYVKEICRDTSRVLFREQDFMLIFQTRDGNFLRLHPGCGPHTIFRWQVKLRNLIEPEQCTFCFTASRIDICLRKRQSQRWGGLEAPAARGAVGGAKVVVPTGPTPLDSTPPGGAPHPLTGQEEARAVEKEKPKARSEDTALDGVAARTPMEHVAPKPEPHLASPKPTCMVPPMPHSPVSGDSVEEEEEEEKKVCLPGFTGLVNLGNTCFMNSVIQSLSNTRELRDFFHDRSFEAEINYNNPLGTGGRLAIGFAVLLRALWKGTHHAFQPSKLKAIVASKASQFTGYAQHDAQEFMAFLLDGLHEDLNRIQNKPYTETVDSDGRPDEVVAEEAWQRHKMRNDSFIVDLFQGQYKSKLVCPVCAKVSITFDPFLYLPVPLPQKQKVLPVFYFAREPHSKPIKFLVSISKENSSASEVLDSLSQSVHVKPENLRLAEVIKNRFHRVFLPSQSLDTVSPSDTLLCFELLSPELAKERVVVLEVQQRPQVPSIPISKCAACQRKQQSEDEKLKRCTRCYRVGYCNQLCQKTHWPDHKGLCRPENIGYPFLVSVPASRLTYARLAQLLEGYARYSVSVFQPPFQPGRMALEAQGPGCTTLLSTSSLEAGDSERDSIQPPELQLVTPVAEGDTGIARAWAAPDRCPVPSTSGVSSEMLASGSIDVGSMPAGERVSRPEAAVPGYQHPSEAMNSHTSQFLIYKIDSSNREQRLEDKGDTPLELGDDCSLALVWRNNERLPEFVLVASKELECAEDAGSAGEAARAGHFTLDQCLNLFTRPEVLAPEEAWYCPQCKQHREASKQLLLWRLPNVLIVQLKRFSFRSFIWRDKINDLVEFPVRNLDLSKFCIGQKEEQLPSYDLYAVINHYGGMIGGHYTACARLPSDRSSQRSDVGWRLFDDSTVTTVDESQVVTRYAYVLFYRRRNSPVERPPRAGHSEHHPDLGPAAEAAASQGLGPGQAPEVAPTRTAPERFAPPVDRPAPTYSNMEEVD; encoded by the exons AATTGTTGCTTGATTGGAAGCAGAGTGCAGATGAGGTGATTGTCAAGCTGCGTGTGGGAGCTGGTCCCCTGCGGCTGGAGGAGGTGGATACTGCTTTCACGGACACGGACTGTGTGGTGCGGCTTCCAG ATGGTCGGCAGTGGGGTGGTGTTTTCTATGCTGAGATAGAAAGTTCTTGCGCCAAAGTACAGGCTCGCAAAGGTGGCCTCCTGCAGCTGGCATTGCCCAAGAAGGTGCCTCtgctcacatggccttctctCCTG AAACCTCTGGGGACCCAGGAGTTGGTGTCAGGGCTACAGTGCCAGGAGAATGGGCAGGAGCCGTCTCCCATTGCCCTGGAGCCAGGCCCTGAGCCCCGCAGGGCTAAGCAAGAGGCTCGGAACCAGAAGCGGGCCCAGGGACGTGGTGAGGTAGGCGCGGGGGCTGGCCCCGGGGCCCAGGCAGGGCCCAGCGCCAAGAGGGCTGTGCATCTCCGCAGAGGGCCAGAGGGGGAAGGGTCCAGAGATGGCCCTGGACCCCGGGGCGATGCCCCCCCCTTCCTGGCTGAGTCAGCTACCCAG GCTGAGGCTGAGGAACAGCTCCAGGTACCACTGCTGAACCCCCAGACCTGCCTCCTGGGCTCGGAGGAGAGTCTAGCACTTTTGGCAGGAGAGAAGGCAGTGTCCCCCAGGAATGACCCAGTCTCCCCCGCCATGACTCGGAGCCAAGACCCTGAGAAAGGTGATCGTTCCAAAGAGGAGATGGCAGTAGCAGCAGATGCTGCACCCTTGGTGGATG AGCCCGACATGGTGAACCTGGCATTTGTCAAGAATGACTCGTATGAGAAAGGGCCGGACTCCGTGGTGGTGCACGTATACGTGAAGGAAATCTGCAGGGACACCTCTCGCGTGCTCTTCCGTGAGCAGGACTTCATGCTTATCTTCCAGACCAG GGATGGAAACTTCCTGAGGCTGCACCCGGGCTGTGGGCCTCACACCATCTTCCGTTGGCAGGTGAAGCTCAG GAACCTGATTGAGCCAGAGCAGTGCACCTTCTGCTTCACGGCCTCTCGCATTGACATCTGCCTCCGAAAGCGGCAGAGTCAGCGCTGGGGGGGCCTGGAGGCCCCAGCTGCACGAG GTGCAGTGGGTGGTGCAAAGGTGGTCGTGCCGACAGGTCCAACCCCTCTGGATTCAACCCCACCGGGAGGTGCCCCACACCCCCTGACAGGCCAGGAGGAAGCCCGGGCTGTGGAGAAGGAGAAACCGAAGGCTCGATCTGAGGACACAGCGCTGGATGGTGTGGCAGCCCGCACCCCCATGGAGCATGTAGCCCCAAAGCCAGAGCCACACCTGGCCTCG CCCAAGCCCACATGTATGGTGCCCCCAATGCCCCACAGCCCTGTGAGTGGAGACAGcgtggaggaagaggaggaagaagagaagaaggtgTGTCTGCCGGGCTTCACTGGCCTTGTCAATCTCGGTAACACTTGCTTCATGAACAGTGTCATTCAGTCTCTGTCCAACACTCGGGAGCTCCGGGACTTCTTCCATG ACCGCTCCTTTGAGGCCGAGATCAACTACAACAACCCACTGGGGACAGGTGGGCGTCTGGCCATTGGCTTTGCCGTGCTGCTGCGGGCGCTGTGGAAGGGCACCCACCATGCCTTCCAGCCTTCTAAGTTGAAG GCCATTGTGGCGAGCAAGGCCAGCCAGTTCACAGGCTATGCACAGCACGATGCCCAGGAATTCATGGCTTTCCTGTTGGATGGGCTGCACGAGGACCTGAACCGCATACAGAACAAGCCGTACACGGAGACAGTGGACTCAGATGGGCGGCCCGATGAG GTGGTGGCGGAGGAGGCATGGCAGCGGCACAAGATGAGGAATGACTCTTTCATCGTGGACCTGTTTCAGGGCCAGTACAAGTCGAAGCTGGTGTGCCCTGTGTGTGCCAAG GTCTCCATCACGTTTGACCCATTCCTGTACCTGCCAGTGCCCTTGCCACAGAAGCAAAAGGTTCTACCCGTCTTCTATTTTGCCCGGGAGCCCCACAGCAAGCCCATCAAG TTCCTGGTGAGCATCAGCAAGGAGAACTCCAGTGCAAGTGAAGTGTTGGACTCCCTCTCTCAGAGTGTCCATGTGAAGCCTGAGAACCTGCGTCTGGCCGAG GTGATTAAGAATCGCTTCCACCGTGTATTCCTGCCCTCCCAGTCATTGGACACTGTGTCCCCATCCGACACGCTCCTCTGCTTCGAGCTGTTATCCCCAGAGTTGGCCAAGGAGCGGGTGGTGGTGCTAGAGGTACAACAG CGCCCCCAGGTGCCCAGCATCCCGATCTCCAAGTGTGCAGCCTGCCAGCGGAAGCAGCAGTCCGAGGACGAGAAGCTGAAACGCTGCACCCGGTGCTATCGTGTGGGCTACTGCAACCA GCTCTGCCAGAAAACCCACTGGCCTGACCATAAGGGCCTCTGCCGCCCTGAGAACATTGGCTACCCCTTCCTGGTCAGTGTACCTGCCTCACGCCTCACTTATGCCCGTCTTGCTCAGTTGCTAGAGGGCTATGCCCG GTATTCTGTGAGCGTATTCCAGCCACCCTTCCAGCCTGGCCGCATGGCCTTGGAGGCCCAGGGCCCTGGCTGCACCACGTTGCTCTCCACTAGCTCCCTGGAGGCTGGGGACAGTGAGAGGGACTCCATTCAGCCACCTGAGCTCCAACTGGTGACCCCCGTGGCTGAGGGGGACACAGGGATTGCCCGGGCATGGGCAGCCCCTGATCGGTGCCCTGTGCCCAGCACCAGTGGGGTTTCTTCCGAGATGCTGGCCAGTGGGTCCATTGATGTTGGCTCCATGCCTGCTGGTGAAAGGGTGTCCCGGCCCGAAG CTGCTGTGCCCGGCTACCAACATCCAAGTGAAGCCATGAATTCCCACACATCCCagttccttatctataaaattgacTCATCCAACCGAGAGCAGCGGCTAGAGGACAAAG GAGATACCCCACTGGAGCTGGGTGATGACTGCAGCCTGGCTCTTGTCTGGCGGAACAACGAGCGCCTGCCAGAGTTCGTGTTGGTGGCCTCCAAGGAGCTGGAATGTGCGGAGGATGCAGGCTCTGCCGGGGAAGCTGCCCGTGCCGGCCACTTCACTCTGGACCAGTGCCTGAACCTCTTCACGCGGCCGGAGGTGCTGGCACCCGAGGAGGCTTG GTACTGCCCACAGTGCAAACAACACCGCGAGGCCTCCAAGCAGCTGCTGCTGTGGCGCCTGCCCAACGTGCTCATTGTGCAGCTCAAGCGCTTCTCCTTCCGCAGTTTCATCTGGCGTGACAAGATCAACGACTTAGTGGAGTTCCCTGTTCG GAACCTGGACCTGAGCAAGTTCTGCATTGGTCAGAAAGAGGAGCAGCTGCCCAGCTACGACCTGTATGCCGTCATCAACCACTACGGAGGCATGATCGGTGGTCACTACACCGCCTGTGCACGCCTGCCCAGTGACCGCAGCAGCCAGCGCAGCGACGTGG GCTGGCGCTTGTTTGATGACAGCACGGTGACAACAGTAGACGAGAGCCAGGTTGTGACGCGTTATGCCTATGTACTCTTCTACCGCCGGCGGAACTCTCCTGTGGAGAGGCCCCCCCGGGCAGGTCACTCTGAGCACCACCCAGACCTAGGCCCTGCagctgaggctgctgccagccag GGACTAGGCCCTGGCCAGGCCCCCGAGGTGGCCCCCACGCGGACAGCCCCTGAACGCTTCGCCCCCCCTGTGGACCGCCCAGCCCCCACCTACAGCAACATGGAGGAGGTCGATTAG
- the USP19 gene encoding ubiquitin carboxyl-terminal hydrolase 19 isoform X25, translating to MSGGTSATGPRRGPPGLEEATSKKKQKDRANQESKDGDPRRGGSVSTPQEEQTKEELLLDWKQSADEVIVKLRVGAGPLRLEEVDTAFTDTDCVVRLPDGRQWGGVFYAEIESSCAKVQARKGGLLQLALPKKVPLLTWPSLLKKPLGTQELVSGLQCQENGQEPSPIALEPGPEPRRAKQEARNQKRAQGRGEAEAEEQLQVPLLNPQTCLLGSEESLALLAGEKAVSPRNDPVSPAMTRSQDPEKGDRSKEEMAVAADAAPLVDGKEPDMVNLAFVKNDSYEKGPDSVVVHVYVKEICRDTSRVLFREQDFMLIFQTRDGNFLRLHPGCGPHTIFRWQVKLRNLIEPEQCTFCFTASRIDICLRKRQSQRWGGLEAPAARGAVGGAKVVVPTGPTPLDSTPPGGAPHPLTGQEEARAVEKEKPKARSEDTALDGVAARTPMEHVAPKPEPHLASPKPTCMVPPMPHSPVSGDSVEEEEEEEKKVCLPGFTGLVNLGNTCFMNSVIQSLSNTRELRDFFHDRSFEAEINYNNPLGTGGRLAIGFAVLLRALWKGTHHAFQPSKLKAIVASKASQFTGYAQHDAQEFMAFLLDGLHEDLNRIQNKPYTETVDSDGRPDEVVAEEAWQRHKMRNDSFIVDLFQGQYKSKLVCPVCAKVSITFDPFLYLPVPLPQKQKVLPVFYFAREPHSKPIKFLVSISKENSSASEVLDSLSQSVHVKPENLRLAEVIKNRFHRVFLPSQSLDTVSPSDTLLCFELLSPELAKERVVVLEVQQRPQVPSIPISKCAACQRKQQSEDEKLKRCTRCYRVGYCNQLCQKTHWPDHKGLCRPENIGYPFLVSVPASRLTYARLAQLLEGYARYSVSVFQPPFQPGRMALEAQGPGCTTLLSTSSLEAGDSERDSIQPPELQLVTPVAEGDTGIARAWAAPDRCPVPSTSGVSSEMLASGSIDVGSMPAGERVSRPEAAVPGYQHPSEAMNSHTSQFLIYKIDSSNREQRLEDKGDTPLELGDDCSLALVWRNNERLPEFVLVASKELECAEDAGSAGEAARAGHFTLDQCLNLFTRPEVLAPEEAWYCPQCKQHREASKQLLLWRLPNVLIVQLKRFSFRSFIWRDKINDLVEFPVRNLDLSKFCIGQKEEQLPSYDLYAVINHYGGMIGGHYTACARLPSDRSSQRSDVGWRLFDDSTVTTVDESQVVTRYAYVLFYRRRNSPVERPPRAGHSEHHPDLGPAAEAAASQGLGPGQAPEVAPTRTAPERFAPPVDRPAPTYSNMEEVD from the exons AATTGTTGCTTGATTGGAAGCAGAGTGCAGATGAGGTGATTGTCAAGCTGCGTGTGGGAGCTGGTCCCCTGCGGCTGGAGGAGGTGGATACTGCTTTCACGGACACGGACTGTGTGGTGCGGCTTCCAG ATGGTCGGCAGTGGGGTGGTGTTTTCTATGCTGAGATAGAAAGTTCTTGCGCCAAAGTACAGGCTCGCAAAGGTGGCCTCCTGCAGCTGGCATTGCCCAAGAAGGTGCCTCtgctcacatggccttctctCCTG AAGAAACCTCTGGGGACCCAGGAGTTGGTGTCAGGGCTACAGTGCCAGGAGAATGGGCAGGAGCCGTCTCCCATTGCCCTGGAGCCAGGCCCTGAGCCCCGCAGGGCTAAGCAAGAGGCTCGGAACCAGAAGCGGGCCCAGGGACGTGGTGAG GCTGAGGCTGAGGAACAGCTCCAGGTACCACTGCTGAACCCCCAGACCTGCCTCCTGGGCTCGGAGGAGAGTCTAGCACTTTTGGCAGGAGAGAAGGCAGTGTCCCCCAGGAATGACCCAGTCTCCCCCGCCATGACTCGGAGCCAAGACCCTGAGAAAGGTGATCGTTCCAAAGAGGAGATGGCAGTAGCAGCAGATGCTGCACCCTTGGTGGATGGTaaag AGCCCGACATGGTGAACCTGGCATTTGTCAAGAATGACTCGTATGAGAAAGGGCCGGACTCCGTGGTGGTGCACGTATACGTGAAGGAAATCTGCAGGGACACCTCTCGCGTGCTCTTCCGTGAGCAGGACTTCATGCTTATCTTCCAGACCAG GGATGGAAACTTCCTGAGGCTGCACCCGGGCTGTGGGCCTCACACCATCTTCCGTTGGCAGGTGAAGCTCAG GAACCTGATTGAGCCAGAGCAGTGCACCTTCTGCTTCACGGCCTCTCGCATTGACATCTGCCTCCGAAAGCGGCAGAGTCAGCGCTGGGGGGGCCTGGAGGCCCCAGCTGCACGAG GTGCAGTGGGTGGTGCAAAGGTGGTCGTGCCGACAGGTCCAACCCCTCTGGATTCAACCCCACCGGGAGGTGCCCCACACCCCCTGACAGGCCAGGAGGAAGCCCGGGCTGTGGAGAAGGAGAAACCGAAGGCTCGATCTGAGGACACAGCGCTGGATGGTGTGGCAGCCCGCACCCCCATGGAGCATGTAGCCCCAAAGCCAGAGCCACACCTGGCCTCG CCCAAGCCCACATGTATGGTGCCCCCAATGCCCCACAGCCCTGTGAGTGGAGACAGcgtggaggaagaggaggaagaagagaagaaggtgTGTCTGCCGGGCTTCACTGGCCTTGTCAATCTCGGTAACACTTGCTTCATGAACAGTGTCATTCAGTCTCTGTCCAACACTCGGGAGCTCCGGGACTTCTTCCATG ACCGCTCCTTTGAGGCCGAGATCAACTACAACAACCCACTGGGGACAGGTGGGCGTCTGGCCATTGGCTTTGCCGTGCTGCTGCGGGCGCTGTGGAAGGGCACCCACCATGCCTTCCAGCCTTCTAAGTTGAAG GCCATTGTGGCGAGCAAGGCCAGCCAGTTCACAGGCTATGCACAGCACGATGCCCAGGAATTCATGGCTTTCCTGTTGGATGGGCTGCACGAGGACCTGAACCGCATACAGAACAAGCCGTACACGGAGACAGTGGACTCAGATGGGCGGCCCGATGAG GTGGTGGCGGAGGAGGCATGGCAGCGGCACAAGATGAGGAATGACTCTTTCATCGTGGACCTGTTTCAGGGCCAGTACAAGTCGAAGCTGGTGTGCCCTGTGTGTGCCAAG GTCTCCATCACGTTTGACCCATTCCTGTACCTGCCAGTGCCCTTGCCACAGAAGCAAAAGGTTCTACCCGTCTTCTATTTTGCCCGGGAGCCCCACAGCAAGCCCATCAAG TTCCTGGTGAGCATCAGCAAGGAGAACTCCAGTGCAAGTGAAGTGTTGGACTCCCTCTCTCAGAGTGTCCATGTGAAGCCTGAGAACCTGCGTCTGGCCGAG GTGATTAAGAATCGCTTCCACCGTGTATTCCTGCCCTCCCAGTCATTGGACACTGTGTCCCCATCCGACACGCTCCTCTGCTTCGAGCTGTTATCCCCAGAGTTGGCCAAGGAGCGGGTGGTGGTGCTAGAGGTACAACAG CGCCCCCAGGTGCCCAGCATCCCGATCTCCAAGTGTGCAGCCTGCCAGCGGAAGCAGCAGTCCGAGGACGAGAAGCTGAAACGCTGCACCCGGTGCTATCGTGTGGGCTACTGCAACCA GCTCTGCCAGAAAACCCACTGGCCTGACCATAAGGGCCTCTGCCGCCCTGAGAACATTGGCTACCCCTTCCTGGTCAGTGTACCTGCCTCACGCCTCACTTATGCCCGTCTTGCTCAGTTGCTAGAGGGCTATGCCCG GTATTCTGTGAGCGTATTCCAGCCACCCTTCCAGCCTGGCCGCATGGCCTTGGAGGCCCAGGGCCCTGGCTGCACCACGTTGCTCTCCACTAGCTCCCTGGAGGCTGGGGACAGTGAGAGGGACTCCATTCAGCCACCTGAGCTCCAACTGGTGACCCCCGTGGCTGAGGGGGACACAGGGATTGCCCGGGCATGGGCAGCCCCTGATCGGTGCCCTGTGCCCAGCACCAGTGGGGTTTCTTCCGAGATGCTGGCCAGTGGGTCCATTGATGTTGGCTCCATGCCTGCTGGTGAAAGGGTGTCCCGGCCCGAAG CTGCTGTGCCCGGCTACCAACATCCAAGTGAAGCCATGAATTCCCACACATCCCagttccttatctataaaattgacTCATCCAACCGAGAGCAGCGGCTAGAGGACAAAG GAGATACCCCACTGGAGCTGGGTGATGACTGCAGCCTGGCTCTTGTCTGGCGGAACAACGAGCGCCTGCCAGAGTTCGTGTTGGTGGCCTCCAAGGAGCTGGAATGTGCGGAGGATGCAGGCTCTGCCGGGGAAGCTGCCCGTGCCGGCCACTTCACTCTGGACCAGTGCCTGAACCTCTTCACGCGGCCGGAGGTGCTGGCACCCGAGGAGGCTTG GTACTGCCCACAGTGCAAACAACACCGCGAGGCCTCCAAGCAGCTGCTGCTGTGGCGCCTGCCCAACGTGCTCATTGTGCAGCTCAAGCGCTTCTCCTTCCGCAGTTTCATCTGGCGTGACAAGATCAACGACTTAGTGGAGTTCCCTGTTCG GAACCTGGACCTGAGCAAGTTCTGCATTGGTCAGAAAGAGGAGCAGCTGCCCAGCTACGACCTGTATGCCGTCATCAACCACTACGGAGGCATGATCGGTGGTCACTACACCGCCTGTGCACGCCTGCCCAGTGACCGCAGCAGCCAGCGCAGCGACGTGG GCTGGCGCTTGTTTGATGACAGCACGGTGACAACAGTAGACGAGAGCCAGGTTGTGACGCGTTATGCCTATGTACTCTTCTACCGCCGGCGGAACTCTCCTGTGGAGAGGCCCCCCCGGGCAGGTCACTCTGAGCACCACCCAGACCTAGGCCCTGCagctgaggctgctgccagccag GGACTAGGCCCTGGCCAGGCCCCCGAGGTGGCCCCCACGCGGACAGCCCCTGAACGCTTCGCCCCCCCTGTGGACCGCCCAGCCCCCACCTACAGCAACATGGAGGAGGTCGATTAG